From Coturnix japonica isolate 7356 chromosome 1, Coturnix japonica 2.1, whole genome shotgun sequence, the proteins below share one genomic window:
- the LOC116652898 gene encoding rho GTPase-activating protein 32-like: protein MAVLLLSDPPPSYLWFSLAGHSSLPGPKSVWDSSPARKLLTLQEAQALRRGQSSSPAVKRSSEIEVEEDPTEFPGRFHTIIDFPSERPSSPRKRKESPAGSWCSCLCLCRPSPVAKCQLQRSAREPSETELVVLEGKGANPAFKTLLVSNTGRMHAFSGLVPPSGIEARD from the exons atggctgtgctgctgctttctgatccTCCTCCCTCTTACCTGTGGTTTTCCCTTGCAGGGCACAGTTCTCTACCTGGGCCCAAGTCTGTGTGGGATTCTTCTCCTGCCAGGAAGCTGCTCACCCTGCAAGAGGCACAAGCTCTGAGAAGAggccagagcagctctcctgcagtgaaaCGAAGCAGTGAGATTGAAGTGGAGGAAGATCCCACAGAATTTCCAGGGAGATTCCACACAATTATtgattttccatctgaaag acCAAGTTCTCccagaaagaggaaggaatcACCAGCTGGCAGTTGGTGTTCCTGCCTCTGCCTGTGCAGACCATCCCCTGTGGCCAAATGCCAACTGCAGCGCAGTGCCAGGGAGCCTTCTGAAACAGAACTCGTGGTCCTGGAAGGTAAGGGTGCAAATCcagctttcaaaacactgcttgtCAGCAACACAGGTAGAATGCATGCTTTCAGTGGGCTTGTGCCTCCTTCTGGCATTGAGGCCCGTGACTGA
- the LOC107306034 gene encoding rho GTPase-activating protein 32-like, with amino-acid sequence MWKPQLERAVSSLNVPAIAAAHVIKSYVAQAPDEVSLEVGDVVCITDMPPKELSPWWRGKRGFQVGSFPSECVELISGTVPESLVNSLRKPVPKKQGKFLPFLRSLVKARPQRARQPEPEKEGVFGCDLGEHLLRSGRDVPQVLQSCSEFIEQHGMVRGIYRLSGVTSKIQRLRHEFDSEQLPELSVRDIHSVSSLSKMYFRELPNPLLTDQLYAKFLDAAGAATEEERMVRMKGAIQQLPAPHYRTLEYLMRHLASLAGNSSVTNMDAHNLAIVWAPNLLRSQQSQSACTSGGAACLEVQTQTAVVEFLISHADSLFSSKTSSAMGEEAGERLPPLA; translated from the exons ATGTGGAAGCCGCAGCTGGAGCGTGCTGTGTCATCTCTCAACGTTCCAGCGATTGCAGCGGCCCATGTTATCAAAAGCTACGTCGCCCAGGCACCGGATGAAGTCTCCCTGGAG GTGGGAGACGTGGTGTGCATTACTGATATGCCACCAAAGGAGCTGAGCCCATGGTGGAGAGGCAAGCGTGGCTTTCAG GTTGGATCTTTCCCTAGTGAGTGCGTGGAACTCATTAGCGGAACAGTTCCTGAGTCCCTGGTCAATTCATTGCGAAAGCCAG TGCCAAAGAAACAGGGCAAGTTCCTCCCCTTCCTTCGATCCCTGGTGAAGGCCCGGCCCCAGAGAGCGAGGCAGCCGGAGCCAGAGAAGGAAGGGGTGTTTGGGTGTGACCTGGGGGAGCACCTTCTCCGCTCTGGCCGTGATG TCCCCCAGGtcctccagagctgctctgaattCATCGAGCAGCATGGCATGGTGCGGGGGATATACCGCTTGTCCGGTGTCACGTCCAAGATCCAGCGACTACG ccatGAATTTGATTCAGAGCAGCTTCCCGAGCTTAGCGTCCGTGACATTCACAGCGTGAGCTCCCTAAGTAAGATGTACTTCAGGGAGCTCCCAAACCCTCTCCTGACTGACCAGCTGTATGCCAAGTTCTTG GACGCTGCCGGTGCTGCTACCGAGGAGGAGAGGATGGTGAGAATGAAGGGCgccatccagcagctgcctgctcctcaCTAcag GACACTTGAGTACCTGATGAGGCATTTGGCGTCTCTTGCTGGGAACTCCTCAGTCACCAACATGGACGCTCATAATTTAGCAATAGTGTGGGCTCCAAACCTCTTAAG ATCCCAGCAGAGCCAGTCTGCCTGCACCAGCGGAGGAGCTGCCTGCTTGGAAGTGCAGACGCAGACAGCGGTGGTGGAATTCCTCATTAGCCACGCAGACAGCCTATTCAGCTCCAAAACCTCATCAGCCATGGGAGAGGAAGCAGGTGAGCGTCTTCCTCCATTAGCTTGA